Sequence from the Hamadaea flava genome:
CCCCGGCCAGGGCGCTGCGGATGTCGTCCCGGATCGCGTCCATCGCCGGGCAGCCCGCGTACGTCGGGGTGATCTCCACGCGTACCGTCTGGTCCGGCTCGACCCGCACGGACCGCAGGATGCCCAGCTCGGCGATGGTGACCACGCGCAGCTCGGGGTCCAGCACCGCGCCCGCGACGGCCCGCAGGTCTACCATTTCGCGCCGGGATGTGCGCGATGCAGGACCTGCATCTCGGCCAGCAGGTAGCTCAGGTGCTCGGTGTGCTGCCCGGCGCGGCCGCCGAGCTTGGGCTCGGGCTCCGCGGGCCGCTCGAGCCCGGCCTCCGCGAGCACCGGCTCGATCACGGCCAGCCAGGCCGCGCGATCCTGGGCCAGGTCGAACGTGTACGCCCAAAGGCGCTGGACGGCGCCGGTCATCCGATGGTGGGACTCCGGCGTTCCGTCACCGAGCCGCCGCGTCCACAGGCTCGCGTGGTCGAAGTGGTAGGCGGATTCTTTGACCGTCTTCGCCGCGATCTCCCCCAGCGGCCCGCCTTCGGCCGCGAGCACCTCGTAGGTCTGGCGTTGCGCCGCCGACAGGAACAGCAGCTTGGCGATAGTCCAGCCGAAGTCGAGGTCGCCGCGGGCAGGTCCGTTGGGCAGTTCGACGAGCAGACAGTTGCGGAACTCGCGATCGTCCCGCCGGTAGGCCAGTTCGTCCTCGTCACCGGCCAGCGACAGGAACAGCCGGGCCGCCCCGAGTTGGTCGAGCGCGATGTTGGCGAGCGCGACGTCTTCCTCCATCGTCGGCGCGCGCGAGGCCCACTCGGCGAGCCGCTGCGCCGCGAGCAGCGCGTCGTCGCCGAGCATGATCGGATCGTGCGCCAGCTCGGTCACAGGTGCGGCGCTCCTTCGGGGACCTCGTAGAACGTGGGGTAGCGGTAGATCTTGTCGGCGGCCGGGGCGAAGAACGGGTCCTTCTCCTCCGGGCTGCTCGCCGTGATGTCGGCGGCCCGGACGACCCAGATCGACACGCCCTCCTGCCGGCGGGTGTAGACGTCGCGCGCGTTGCGCAGCGCGGTTTCCGCGTCGTCGGCGTGCACGCTGCCGGCGTGGGTGTGCGACAGCCCGCGCCGAGGCCGGATGAACACCTCCCAAAGGGTCATCGATCTCCCGCTTTCTTCCTTGAGGCCGCCTTCTCGGCAT
This genomic interval carries:
- the paaB gene encoding 1,2-phenylacetyl-CoA epoxidase subunit PaaB; the protein is MTLWEVFIRPRRGLSHTHAGSVHADDAETALRNARDVYTRRQEGVSIWVVRAADITASSPEEKDPFFAPAADKIYRYPTFYEVPEGAPHL
- the paaC gene encoding 1,2-phenylacetyl-CoA epoxidase subunit PaaC gives rise to the protein MLGDDALLAAQRLAEWASRAPTMEEDVALANIALDQLGAARLFLSLAGDEDELAYRRDDREFRNCLLVELPNGPARGDLDFGWTIAKLLFLSAAQRQTYEVLAAEGGPLGEIAAKTVKESAYHFDHASLWTRRLGDGTPESHHRMTGAVQRLWAYTFDLAQDRAAWLAVIEPVLAEAGLERPAEPEPKLGGRAGQHTEHLSYLLAEMQVLHRAHPGAKW